The following DNA comes from Sporomusaceae bacterium.
CGTCCAGAACCGCCTCGAACACACCATCAACAACCTGACAACCACCAGCGAAAACCTGACCGCCGCCGAGTCGCGCATCCGCGACGTCGACATGGCGTCGGAAATGGCCACCTATACCAAGCTGAGCGTTATCAGCCAGGCGGCGACCGCCATGTTGGCCCAGGCCAACCAGCAGCCGCAGCAGGTGCTGACGCTCCTCAAATAACTGCCGAACGCACAAGGAAAGGACCTTGCGAATATCGCAAGGTCTTTTTTTTTCCGCTTTTTACGCTTTCACATTCAGGCAGTTGCCCCAGGCCATCACTTGCCATTTGTTGATGTAGCGGTTTTTCACCTGGCGCGTCAGGCGGCTGTTGTTGATCTCGGCGGCGATGCGCGCCCGCTCGGCTAAAGCTTGCTGCAGGACTTGGTCGCAGGCGCCGAGCAGTTCTTTCTGCCTGGCTTCGATGGCTCTAAATCTGGCGGCGAGCGAGCCCCTGAGCGGTCTGAGGCCGTCGTCAGCCAGCAGGCGGTTGACGGTGGCGAGTTCGTCGATCAGCGCGGCCCGCTCGCGGAGCAGGCGGCGGAGGCCCCGCATTTCCCGCTTGGCGACCACCAGCCGCTGTTTTTCTGTATTGGCGCCGATCCGCTCCAGGAGGGCGGCTTTCGTTTCCAGATAAGCGGTCATTTCTTCCCTGTTCATCTTATTCGTCAACTCCCGTCGTCGATGTAGGATAGGAGGGCTGTGAGCTGGGTGTTCATCTCGTTGATATACGTCTCCAGAGCGGAGTATTTCGCGTACAGGCGCTCCTCGTAGTCATTCAGCCGGTCCTCCTCTGCGGCGAGCGCCTTCTGGTATTTACCGATCATCTCGGTCAGCGCGTTGTCGGTTTCCGAGGTGTCGTTCTCCGCCCCCGCCTTTTCGAGCAGCAGGCCTTTGCTGCCGCCGGTGTCGCGGACGGTGGAGGTGTATTTGGCGAGCACGTCGTAGAAGCGGTACGCGATCCCTTCTTCGCTGTAGCGGGTCGCCAACTGGGCGGACGAGAGTTTGCGGACGGTGGCCGTTCCCTTGTAAGTGGCGGACTGCTGGGCGAAGAGATTCATGATTCCGTCGGGGTCGCTCTGCAGTGCTTCTTTCAGCGCGTCCTCGTCGATATAGAGCTTGCCGTTCTCCTCGTAGCTGCCGGTGTCGATGCCGATGCTGAAAATGCTTGCGGAAACGCCGGCGATGGCGTCGACGATGCTGGACCGCAGCTCGCTCAGCAGCGACTTCAGCAGCGCGTCGTTCTCGAGCAGCCCCGTCTTGGCCGTGGCCTCCCAGTTTTCGATCTCCTCGTCGGTCATCGCGGCCTTCTGGTCGTCGGTGAGCGGCGGGTAATCGCTGTCGTAGTCCGCGGACAGCTCGCCGTGGATCGAGTCGATCAGGGCGTTGTAATCGTCCACGAAGCCGCTGATGAGCTCGTAGACGCCGTCGGTGTCCTGAGTGAGGGTGACGGTGGCCGCTTTGTCGGTGACGGCGTTTAAGGTGTAGGTCACGCCGCCGGTGGTGACGGTATTGGCGCAGCGGGTCATGGCCTGCCCGTCGATCGTCAGTTTGGCGTCCTGGCCGTCGGTCGTGACGCTCAGTGCTTTTGTCAGGAAGTCGCTGCCGTCGCCTTCGCTAATCGCCAGCAGGTTGCCGGCGCCGGTGGCGTCGGCGGTCAGCGCCAGCTTGCCGGTGGTCTCGTCGTACGCGAGCGTCGCCCCGCAGTCGGCGTCGTCTATTTCCGCGATCATTTCGCTGAGGGTGATGCTTTTGTCGAAACTGAAGTCGGCGCCGTTGATGGTCAGGTCCACACCGTCGGCGCTGTTCAGCGTAATCCCCAGGTAGTCGGCGATGTCTTCCATCGTCGCGGTCGACGCCGTCAGTCGGTTGGAAAGCACGGCGCCGTTGGCCGCGACGAACCCGAGACCGGACAGGCCGCTCTCGCCGGAGGAGGGGGCGCTGACGGATATCGCCTGCACGCCGCTGTCGGCGGCGGTGATCGTCAGGACGCTTGCCCCGCCACTGTTCATTACGGCGCCGACAGTCAACTTGCCGTCGCCGACCGCCTCGTCCACCGCGTCCTGAAGAGAATCGAGGCCGGTCACGCCGCTCAGGTCGACAGTATACGCTGTGCCGTCGAGCGTCAGGACGATGCTCTTGCCGTCCAGGTCATCGTAGCTGGCGGCCACGCTGCCCCGCACAGCGGCGGAGATGCTGGCGCTGCTCGCCCGGCTGGCGGCGGCGGCCAATTGGCTGACCGTGACGGTGTGGCTGGCGGCGGTGGCGGCGCTGGTGTAGCTGGCCGCTACGTCGCTGCTTGACGAGGTGACGGTGAACTGTTTGAAGTTCTTGGCGCTCAGGAGGCTGGTGGAGGAGGTGAGGTTGAAATACTTGTTGGCGAAGGACTGGAGCTCGCCGATGACTTCCCGGTAAGCCTCCTGCCGCCAGGCGGCCAGTTGCTCCTTCTGCTGCAGCTTGTTCAGCTTCTTTTCCTTTTCGGCCGCCATGAGCTGCTCGACGATCGAATCGACGTCGAGGCCCGATGCTAACCCCGTGATCCGCGTCGTCCCGTTGACGGTGGTTGACGTGATGCTGCTGCTGGACATCGTGATCGCCTCCTGCGTTATCCGTGTTTTCCTACGCCATATAATCCACGAGCGTCTTGGTGATCGCCTTGGCCCCTACCGACAGCGACGCCTGGTAGACAGTCTGGGCGGTGGCTTCTTCCATTGTGGCCGTGCTGATGTCGACGTCCTCGTTTTGGCTCATCAGGGTGGTGTAGGTGGTATAGTCGTTGCCGAGACGCTCCGCCACGCTGTTGACGTAGTTCATGCGGGCCCCGAGGGTGGCCTGGATGGTCGTTATCTTCTCCCGGTTGACGTCCAGGTCGTCGAGCAGGTCGTCGATACCGTCGATGGCGGCGGTGGTAACCATGCCGCTGCCGGCGTCATAGGTTTTATAGCTTGTCTCGCCGTCGAGGGCGAGGAGCAGTTTGGCGAACGTGTCGAACAGGTTGCCGGCGCCTTCGCCCACGACGTCCTGACCCTCGATGTTGACGGTTACTTCGTTGTCGAAGCCGATGTTGTACTTGATCGAATGGGCGGACGCGGTCGTGTAGCTGTTGGCGGCTTCGGCGGCGTAGCAGGCGCTGATGTCCGCGTCGGCGACGGAGGACGGCACTACGCCGCACAGGCTCAGCCAGCCGCCCTTGAAGGCGGCGGTGTCGCCGACGGTTGTCGATTCCAGCGCGTAGGGCGGTTCGGCGGTGTTGAAGCCGGCGAACACGTATCGATCGCCGTAGGCGGTGTTCATTATCTCGATCGCCTGGTCGCGAAGCTCGGCGATCTCGGTTTTGATGTCGGTCAGGTCGCTGTCGGTGAGTGTGCCGCCCGCAGCTTTGACGGTCAGCGTCCGTACCTGGGTGATGACGTCGTTGAGGGTGTCGAGCGCGCCTTCGGTCACCTCCTGCCAGGAGGCGGCGTCTTCGGCGTTTTTCTGGAACTGTTCGATCCTGGCCACGTAGTTGCGGTATTTGATCGACCGCGTCGCGATGACCGGGTCGTCGGAGGGCAGGGAGATGTTTTTCTCCGACGAGATCCGCTCCTGGGCCTCATTCAAGCGCCTGGCGGAGCTGTTGATATTGCGGACGGTGTTGGCGATCATCATGCTGTTGGTGATCCGCACTCCTATCCCTCCTAATCGGACACCATGTTGATGGTTGTCTGGTAGATTTCGTTCCAGGTGGTGACCATCGCGGCCGACGCCTCGTAAGCCTGCTGGTACTTGGTCATATAGGCCGTTTCCTCGTTGGTGGAGACGCCCGCGACCGAGGACCGGCTGTCGTCAAGGTAGGCGACGAGGTTGGCCTGCACGTCGCTTTGCCGCGAGGCGTAGGCGGCGGTCGTGCCGAGGGTGGCGATGATGGAGTTGTAGTAGTCCTCGGGCGAGCCGCTGGCGAACATGCGGGCGTCCTGGCAAATACTGAGCAGGTCGTCGCTGTTCTCGTTGTTGCCTTCCTCGCCGCCGGCGGACGAAGCCGCGATCGCGGCGAGGTCTTGCTCGATGTCTGCCGACAGCGAGATACTGGCGGCGGTTATATTGGCGTAGACCGCGTCGGTGGTGGCGCCGCTCGCCATCAGGTCGGCGGACGACAGGCCGTCGCAGGAGAAGAAGCGGATACCGGTCGTGGCGTCGGCGCCGTAGCCGGCGGCGTGGCCGCCGTAGTAGCTGCTGCCGTCCTTGTAGATGCCTTCGTTGAATGCTTTGGCGAATGTGCCGGCGAAGGTGTCGAGCTGCGCTGCGAAGTAAACGATCCCTTTGTATTCACCGTTCGTGCCGCTGCCGTCGCGGAGGTCGAGGTACGCCTTCAGCGAGCCGTTTTTGCCGGCCGCGAAGGCGTCGCCCGAGCCGGCCCAGCGGATGCCGTACATGCCGTACGCCGTACCGCCGCTGACGGTGTAGCACTCCAGTTGGCGGGCGTTGTCGCCGCTCACCAGGGCGATGCCGTTGACCGCCACTGTGTAGGCGGTTATTTCCGTGCCGTCGGCGGCTGTGCCGGTTTTGGTCTTGGTCACGGTCACGTCGGTCAGGGCGGAAAGCTTGTCGATCAACAGGTCGCGTTCGTCGCACAGCTCGTTGGCGGCGGCGCCGTTCGCGGTCGCCACGCCGATGCGGTGGTTGAGATCGGCGATCTGGCGGGCGTAGGAATTGATCTGGTCGACCGCGGTGTTGATTTCGGTGTTGATATCCTGCCTGAGTTCGCTGAGCTGGCTGGCGGCGTTGTTGAGGTATTCGCACACCGCCCGGCCCGTTTCGCGCACCACCGTCCGGGCCGATGTGCTGGCGGGGTCGCCGGACAGCGTTTCCAGCGCGTCGTAGAACTCGTCCATCGTGGTGTTGAACACATCGTCGCTTGATGAGGTGCCGAGAACTTCCTGCAGTTCTTCCAGATAACCCGCTTTTGTTTCCCAGGTGCTTAGGGCGCTGTTTTCCTGCCAGTATTTCTGGTCGAGGCGGAAGCTGCGGATGCGGTCGACGCTGGTGACCTCGGAGCCGGCGCCGACCGTGCTCTTGCTGCTGTAGACCGCGGCCGGGCCGACGGAGAGCTGGGTCGCTGTCTGGCGGGAATAGCCGCTGGTGTTGACGTTGCTGATATTATTGGTTGTCACCGACAGCCCGGCCTGGCTGCTTGACAGGCCGCGGTTGGCGATGCTCAGTCCTGCGAAGGTCGAAGACATGCGGGCTACCTCCTTTATTAGCCGAGTTCGCTGATCATTTCGCCGAGCAGCGAGTCGAGCGTGCTGAGCACTCTGGCTGCGGCGGTGTATGCCTGCTGGTACATGAGCATGTTGGCCATCTCCTCGTCCATGGAAATGCTCATGGTCGCCAGCCGTTCATTGTCCACCTGGGTGGTGAGGGCCGACTGGGTGTCGTAGTTGGTCGCCACGTCGTCGCCGGTCGTTCCCAGCCAGGAGATGAGGTTTTCGTAAAAGTCGCCGATATCGACCGCTAGGCCGCCGTACTTGTAGCAGTCCTCGCCGGCCAGGGCGCAGATGGCGTCGGCGACGGTGTTGTCGCCGGAGGCGTCGCTGCCGGCGGCGGCTAGCTTGTCGGGGTCGTCGGCGATGGTGGGGTTGATCTGAATGTTGGTGATGCTTAGAGGCTTGCCGGAGTCGACGACGGTGAAGAAAGCCTCGCCTGCGTCGCCGTTCAGGTTGTAGCCGGCGCTGTGCAGTTCGTTTATTTCGATGGCCAGGGTGGTGACGAGGTCGTTGATGCCCTGACGGAGGTTGCTGATCGAGCTGGTGGCGCCGGCGGTGAAGTTATAGGGAAGGTCGGCCGCGGTTATCGCCGCGTAGCCCGTTTGGTCGGCGTCCTCCAGGTAGGCTTTGATGCTGCCGCCGGATATCTGCGTTTCGTAGCCGGAATCCGCCCAGGTTATCTGCAGCGGGCTTGTTGTCCCGCCGTCGCCCGTCACCTCCAGGGTGTGGCAGGTGGCGCCGGTCACCATCGTCATGCCGCCGATGGATACCTTCACCGAGCCGTCTTTCTGCTCGGCGGCCGTTATGTTGGCCAGGGCGCTCATCTCGTCCAGCAGGGCGTCGCGCTGGTCGCGCAGGTAGCTGGCCTCGCCGCCGCTGACTTCTTCGGCGACGATCCGGCTGTTCAGGTCGGCGATCTGGCTCGCCAGGTCGTTGAGGCTAGCTACCCCGTCCCTCACCCCGCTGACCGCGTCTGCCTGCAGCTGGCGGAGTTGGTTGTCGAGCGCGCTCAGGGCGCCCAGGAGGGAGGCGGCCGCCTCGGTGACCGACTGGCGCTCGGTGGCGCCGGCGGGGGTTTTGGCCAGTTCCTCCCAGGCGGTGAAGAAATCATCGACCATGCCCTGCAGGCCGTCGGTCGACGTTCCGTCCTCGGCGGCGAATTCGCTGATGATTTCCTGCATGTATTCCAGGTCGCCGTTTTTGACCGACCAGTAGCCGGTTTTGGCGTTCTGCTGGCGGTAGGTGCTGTCGAGCAGTTGGTTGCGGGCCCGGTTGATCTCGGCCACGCTCACCCCCGACCCCACCGACGGGCCCACGAGCTGGTCGGTCGTTTTTTCGGCGGCGGCCACACGCACGCGCGACGCGCCGGTGGTGTTGATGTTGGCGAGGTTGGCGCCGGTGGCCGTCAGGCCGGCCTGATTGACGTACATGCCGCTGTAGGCGATGCTGTAAGTGCCGAAGGTCGAGGTCATGGCTTACACCATCTGGATGACGGACTGCAGCATCTCGTCGGCGGTGGATATGACTTTGCTGTTGGCCTGGTAGGCGCGCTGGCTGATCATCATTTCGCTGAATTGCTGGGCGAGGTCGACATTGGACATCTCCAGCGTGCCGGTGCTCAGCGCCCCCGAGCCGCCGCTGCCGGCGACGACGCCGCCCGTAAAGTTGCCCGAGTTGGCGGTCACGGCGTAAAGGCTGGCGCCGATCTTCTCCAGGCCTTCCGGATTTGTGAACACCGCCAGGGCGATCATGCCCAGCGGCTGGGTCTGGCTGTTGCTGTAAGTGCCGATGATCGTGCCGTCCGAGGAGATGCTGATGCCCTGGAGTTCGCCGGCCGCGTAGCCGTCGTCGGCGGTGCCGGTGACGGCGGCCGTGGTCGTGGTGGTGTTCTGGAGGATGTTGTTCAGGTCCATGTCGACGGTGAAGGCGGCGGTGCCGAGAGAGGCGGCCGGGGTCAGCGTAAGGGTCGGGTCGGTGTCGAATGTGTAGGTGGTGGCGCCGCTGGTGACGGTGCTGACCATCTGGCCGCTGCTGTCGAAGGCGACGTAGCCGCTGGCGGGGCTGACCGTCAGGTCGTCGGAGGTTATCGAGTAATACCAGCTGGTCGTATTTGTGGCGGTGTCGACATAGCACTTCTTCCAGTTGATCTTGATGCTGTGCTCGTTGCCGAGGGCGTCGTAGATGTTGTCGACCGTCGTCGTGCTGTCGTAGGTCGTGACGGCGCCGATCGTCTGCAGTGCGGTGCCGGAGGCCGTGGCCGAGGTGTCGAGGTTGCCGCTGAGCGTCAGGCCGGTTGTGGCTTTGGCGGCGATGACTTTTTTATTGCCGTTGTAGCTGTCGGAGTAGAGGTTGATCGCCTCGACGGCCTTGCTGGTGTTGTAGACGTAATCGCCGCTCGCGGCGTCGACGTCGTAATCCTGCCAGCCGCAGACTTTATAGCCGTTGACGGTAAGATTGCCGCCCTCGTCGACGCTGAAATTGCCGGCGCGGGTGAACTGGTACTGCCCCGACGAGCCGCCGCTGACGATGAAGAACCCGCTGCCGCTGATCGAGCAGTCGGTGTCGACGCCGGTGGACTGGGTGCTGCCGGTCGTCATGATGGTGTCGGTGCTGGAGACGCCGACGCCCAGGCCGAGCTGGATGGCGTTGGTGCCGCCCTTGTTTCCGCTGGCGCCGGTGGCGCCGCTAAGCGTCTGGCTGAGCACGTCGCTGAAGCTGACCCGCTGCTGTTTGAAACCGGTGGTGTTGACGTTGGAAATATTGTTGGCGATAACGTTGAGGCCGGTCTGCTGTGATTTCAGGCCCGAAACCGCCGAGAAGAACGCGGACATCATGATGGTATTCCTCCTGATACACTATTTCGTCTGTCGGTCGGAAATAGTCGTCAGCCTCTCCGCGCGGGGTCCGGCTGAGCGGTGTGCGGTATTTCCCGGCGTTACGCCGTGGCGCTGTCCGTGGCGGCGGCGCCGACTTCGTAGACCGCCGAGAGCTCCACGGAGGCGCCGTTCACGACAACATAGGTGGCGCCATTGGAGGTCATCACCGAAGTGACCGTGCCGGTGGCGGTCGATGTGTCGCCGGCCGCATCGGTGACGGTGTAGGCGACCTCCCGGCCGATCATGCTGAAGGCGGAAGTGTTGTTGATCGCCGCGCTAATCTCGTTCATCTGCGACAGGGTGCTGAGCTGGGCCATTTGGCTGATGTATTCAGTGCTGCTGACCGATTCGGTGGGGTCTTGGTACTTCAGTTCCGCTGACAGGATTGTCAGGAACGAATCGTAGTCGAGGGCGTTATTGCTGGATTCGCTTGTTGTACCGGCGGTCGTCGCGGCCGAGTTGAGCAGGCTGGAAATCGCTGTGCTCATGCTGTAAATCCTCCCTATTGCTTTGAGTGACTCTTCGTCATCCTTGCTTTCGCGGCGGAATGTTAAGTTTTTGTTTAGTAAAGGGCTCAGGGGTGGAGTTGGCGAAAAAAAAGAAGCTCTCTGAGGAAGCTTCCAGGGGAACTGCCGTTTATTTGCTAAGCGACTGTACTTCTTAGAGGCCTTGTCAACGGGGTGATAATGGGATTGAAGAGAATCCCGATGGAATCTTTGTTTTGCCGAGGGCCAACCGGGATTGCGGTTGCTATATTTGTCGCAGAATGTCTTTTTTGCAGGAGCTTTCGTCCATTATACAGAAAACATGGTAAATACGACAATTCGCTTGGGATGTGACGCGCCGATGTTCTCCGCAGGTTTGAAGGCCGCAATAGCCGGAATAGGCATATACCTCCCGGACAAGGTTGTTACGAACGATGACCTGGCGGCGCGGGTGGATACCTCCGACGCCTGGATCCGGGAACGGACCGGCATCAGGGAACGGCGGATCGCCGCGGATACCCAGGCGGCTTCGGATCTCGGCACGATTGCCGCCGCCAGGGCGATCGAGGATGCCGGGGTCGCGGCGGGGGAAATCGATCTCGTCATTGTCGCTACGGCGACTGCCGATATGCAGTTTCCCGCCACCGCCTGCATCATCCAGAATAATCTCCGGCTCGAAAATGCCGCCGCCTTCGATCTGACGGCCGGCTGTACGGGCTTTATTTACGCGCTGGCGGTGGGCAGCCAGTTTATCGGAACAGGCCTTTATCGCACCGTGCTGGTGATCGGCGCCGAGGTATTATCGAAAGTCACCGACTGGACGGACCGCGAAACCTGCATTCTGCTTGCCGATGGGGCCGGGGCCGTCGTTTTGCGGCCCGCTCAGCCGGGGTACGGCCTTTTGGCGGTAAAACTCGGGGCCGACGGTTCGGGCGGCAGACATCTGCTGCTGCCGGCCGGCGGGTCGCGGCTGCCGCATACGCCGCATACGCTGGCCGCAAAGCTTGATAAGCTTCATATGGATGGCCAGGAGGTCTTCCGTTTTGCGATGAGGGCGCTCCCGGAGGCTACGCTGCAGGCGCTGGCCGCCGCAGGCATCCCCAAGGAAGAGGTCGCTCTCGTCGTTCCCCACCAGGCGAACGGGCGCATCATCGAGGCGGCGGCCAGGAGAATGGACGTGCCGATGGAAAAGTTCATGATCAATCTGGACCGATACGGCAACACGTCGTCGGCGTCCGTGCCGATCGCTCTCCACGAGGCGCTGGAAACCGGCCGCCTGAAGGACGGCGATATCGTGGCTCTGACCGCTTTCGGCGCCGGACTGACCTGGGGGTCGGCGATCCTCCGCTGGCAAAGTCGGGCCGGACGCGTTAGCTGAGAGAGGGGAGGGTGCGATATGTCCGAACCATCGTTTAACCTTGTGAAGATTGACGAGCTAAACGCCGGTCTTGTCGGCGAAGTTTTCCGCGCGGCGTACGGCGAAGCCTTCCCGGTGAAATATGTTTACCGGCCGGAAGCGGTTCTGGAGGAAATCCGCCACAACCGGCTGGCGGCCTTATTGGCCGTCGATGAGGGCAACAGAGCCGCCGGTTATGTTTCCGTTTTTAAAAGCGCCCCCAACCCGCGTCTCTGGGAAGCGGGCAATCTTGTCGTCGTTCCCGCCTACAGGCAGACGGATGTCAGCATGCTGCTGGCGGCGACCTACACGGACGGCGCTCTCTTTGCGAAGGCCGCGAGCGACGGACTGTTCGGCGAATCGGTGTGTTGCCATTATTTTACCCAGGTGAGCAGCATCAAGGCCGGCCACGCCGATTTCTCCCTCGAGCTTGACCAGCTCGACGGGCCGAGCTTTAAGGACAACCGGACAGGCAGCGCCCGGGTGTCGTGCGTGCTTAATTTCAAGGAATATTCTTCGCCGACCGGTCCTGTTTATCTGCCGCCGGTGTACGAGCGCTTTATCAGACAACTGGCCCTGCCGCTGGACCCCCGGAATTTCCTCACAGCGACGGCGCCGCTGCCGACGGGTACGCTTACCCGACATGAAGACCGCTATTACGAATCAGCCCAGACCTGGAAGGTAGCCGTCGGCGAGATCGGCGCCGATTGGGCGAAGTTCACGGCCGGGCTGCTGGCCGAGGCGAGACGGCGCGGCGCAATCAGTCTGCAGGTCACGCTGAATACGGCCTGCCCCGGGATCGGCGCCGCTGTGGAAATACTGCGGTCTCAGGGCTTCTTTTTCGGCGGCCTCGCCCCCCGCTGGTTCGGCAGCGACGGTCTGCTGATGCAGCAGGTGCTGGGCATCGATACCGAGTACGAGCACATCAGGCTTTATTCCCCGACCGCCAAAGAACTGCTTGCCTATATTCAGGCTGACCGGGCATCTCTACTGGCTGGGGCAGGAAACTGAAGCCTGCGGCTTCGACCTGTTTCAATATAAAACTAAGGAGGAATTACCTATGTCGACAATCGAGAAGCTGAATCAAGTTATCCTTAAATTGCGGAAGAAAAACATCACCGCGGACATGCTGACCCCCGAAGCCCGTTTCCAGCAGGACCTGGGTTTCGACTCCCAGGACCAGACCGAACTGCTGGTCTTGGCGGAAGACGCCTTCAAGATTTCCATGGAGCTGTCGGATGTTAAAGATTTGACCACCATCGCCGCCGCCGTGGCGTACATCGACAAAAAGCTCGCGAAGTAGGCACTTTGCAAAAAACCGGAGATGGAGGCGGGGTACGTGTCTGACGAACAGTTTCGCCTGGTCCCTGTCGGCCCGGATAACGCCGCCCTTGTCGGGGCGGTTTTCCGGGCGGTTTATGGCGAGGATTACGTCGACTCAGCCGTCTACCGGCCGGAATGCTTGCTGCAAAAAATCGCCCAAGGTCGGCTGGCCGGCCTGCTTGCCTTTGATTCCGCAGGCCGGCCGGCGGGCTATGCCGCCTTGGGGCCCACCGCGCCCAACCCTTTCCTCTGGGAGGAGAAAGGGTTGATTGTCGTTCCCGCGTACAACAAAACAGACGCCGGAACCATGCTTGCCTGCTATTTCGGTGATCCGGCGGTATGGCCGGCGGGCGTCGCCGGTGTTTTCGCCTCGACGGTCTGCCATCATTATTTTTCCCAGGTAATCTGCGCCAAGGCCGGCTGGATTGCGTCGGCCATCCAGCTGGATCTTTTTGACGCCGCCATTCTTCACGACCGGCCGGCAGATATCGACCGCAT
Coding sequences within:
- the fliD gene encoding flagellar filament capping protein FliD, with amino-acid sequence MSSSSITSTTVNGTTRITGLASGLDVDSIVEQLMAAEKEKKLNKLQQKEQLAAWRQEAYREVIGELQSFANKYFNLTSSTSLLSAKNFKQFTVTSSSSDVAASYTSAATAASHTVTVSQLAAAASRASSASISAAVRGSVAASYDDLDGKSIVLTLDGTAYTVDLSGVTGLDSLQDAVDEAVGDGKLTVGAVMNSGGASVLTITAADSGVQAISVSAPSSGESGLSGLGFVAANGAVLSNRLTASTATMEDIADYLGITLNSADGVDLTINGADFSFDKSITLSEMIAEIDDADCGATLAYDETTGKLALTADATGAGNLLAISEGDGSDFLTKALSVTTDGQDAKLTIDGQAMTRCANTVTTGGVTYTLNAVTDKAATVTLTQDTDGVYELISGFVDDYNALIDSIHGELSADYDSDYPPLTDDQKAAMTDEEIENWEATAKTGLLENDALLKSLLSELRSSIVDAIAGVSASIFSIGIDTGSYEENGKLYIDEDALKEALQSDPDGIMNLFAQQSATYKGTATVRKLSSAQLATRYSEEGIAYRFYDVLAKYTSTVRDTGGSKGLLLEKAGAENDTSETDNALTEMIGKYQKALAAEEDRLNDYEERLYAKYSALETYINEMNTQLTALLSYIDDGS
- the flgL gene encoding flagellar hook-associated protein FlgL, with the protein product MRITNSMMIANTVRNINSSARRLNEAQERISSEKNISLPSDDPVIATRSIKYRNYVARIEQFQKNAEDAASWQEVTEGALDTLNDVITQVRTLTVKAAGGTLTDSDLTDIKTEIAELRDQAIEIMNTAYGDRYVFAGFNTAEPPYALESTTVGDTAAFKGGWLSLCGVVPSSVADADISACYAAEAANSYTTASAHSIKYNIGFDNEVTVNIEGQDVVGEGAGNLFDTFAKLLLALDGETSYKTYDAGSGMVTTAAIDGIDDLLDDLDVNREKITTIQATLGARMNYVNSVAERLGNDYTTYTTLMSQNEDVDISTATMEEATAQTVYQASLSVGAKAITKTLVDYMA
- the flgK gene encoding flagellar hook-associated protein FlgK, with protein sequence MSSTFAGLSIANRGLSSSQAGLSVTTNNISNVNTSGYSRQTATQLSVGPAAVYSSKSTVGAGSEVTSVDRIRSFRLDQKYWQENSALSTWETKAGYLEELQEVLGTSSSDDVFNTTMDEFYDALETLSGDPASTSARTVVRETGRAVCEYLNNAASQLSELRQDINTEINTAVDQINSYARQIADLNHRIGVATANGAAANELCDERDLLIDKLSALTDVTVTKTKTGTAADGTEITAYTVAVNGIALVSGDNARQLECYTVSGGTAYGMYGIRWAGSGDAFAAGKNGSLKAYLDLRDGSGTNGEYKGIVYFAAQLDTFAGTFAKAFNEGIYKDGSSYYGGHAAGYGADATTGIRFFSCDGLSSADLMASGATTDAVYANITAASISLSADIEQDLAAIAASSAGGEEGNNENSDDLLSICQDARMFASGSPEDYYNSIIATLGTTAAYASRQSDVQANLVAYLDDSRSSVAGVSTNEETAYMTKYQQAYEASAAMVTTWNEIYQTTINMVSD
- the flgK gene encoding flagellar hook-associated protein FlgK, with amino-acid sequence MTSTFGTYSIAYSGMYVNQAGLTATGANLANINTTGASRVRVAAAEKTTDQLVGPSVGSGVSVAEINRARNQLLDSTYRQQNAKTGYWSVKNGDLEYMQEIISEFAAEDGTSTDGLQGMVDDFFTAWEELAKTPAGATERQSVTEAAASLLGALSALDNQLRQLQADAVSGVRDGVASLNDLASQIADLNSRIVAEEVSGGEASYLRDQRDALLDEMSALANITAAEQKDGSVKVSIGGMTMVTGATCHTLEVTGDGGTTSPLQITWADSGYETQISGGSIKAYLEDADQTGYAAITAADLPYNFTAGATSSISNLRQGINDLVTTLAIEINELHSAGYNLNGDAGEAFFTVVDSGKPLSITNIQINPTIADDPDKLAAAGSDASGDNTVADAICALAGEDCYKYGGLAVDIGDFYENLISWLGTTGDDVATNYDTQSALTTQVDNERLATMSISMDEEMANMLMYQQAYTAAARVLSTLDSLLGEMISELG
- a CDS encoding flagellar hook protein FlgE, which encodes MMSAFFSAVSGLKSQQTGLNVIANNISNVNTTGFKQQRVSFSDVLSQTLSGATGASGNKGGTNAIQLGLGVGVSSTDTIMTTGSTQSTGVDTDCSISGSGFFIVSGGSSGQYQFTRAGNFSVDEGGNLTVNGYKVCGWQDYDVDAASGDYVYNTSKAVEAINLYSDSYNGNKKVIAAKATTGLTLSGNLDTSATASGTALQTIGAVTTYDSTTTVDNIYDALGNEHSIKINWKKCYVDTATNTTSWYYSITSDDLTVSPASGYVAFDSSGQMVSTVTSGATTYTFDTDPTLTLTPAASLGTAAFTVDMDLNNILQNTTTTTAAVTGTADDGYAAGELQGISISSDGTIIGTYSNSQTQPLGMIALAVFTNPEGLEKIGASLYAVTANSGNFTGGVVAGSGGSGALSTGTLEMSNVDLAQQFSEMMISQRAYQANSKVISTADEMLQSVIQMV
- a CDS encoding flagellar hook capping FlgD N-terminal domain-containing protein, which encodes MSTAISSLLNSAATTAGTTSESSNNALDYDSFLTILSAELKYQDPTESVSSTEYISQMAQLSTLSQMNEISAAINNTSAFSMIGREVAYTVTDAAGDTSTATGTVTSVMTSNGATYVVVNGASVELSAVYEVGAAATDSATA
- a CDS encoding beta-ketoacyl-ACP synthase III; the protein is MFSAGLKAAIAGIGIYLPDKVVTNDDLAARVDTSDAWIRERTGIRERRIAADTQAASDLGTIAAARAIEDAGVAAGEIDLVIVATATADMQFPATACIIQNNLRLENAAAFDLTAGCTGFIYALAVGSQFIGTGLYRTVLVIGAEVLSKVTDWTDRETCILLADGAGAVVLRPAQPGYGLLAVKLGADGSGGRHLLLPAGGSRLPHTPHTLAAKLDKLHMDGQEVFRFAMRALPEATLQALAAAGIPKEEVALVVPHQANGRIIEAAARRMDVPMEKFMINLDRYGNTSSASVPIALHEALETGRLKDGDIVALTAFGAGLTWGSAILRWQSRAGRVS
- a CDS encoding phosphopantetheine-binding protein translates to MSTIEKLNQVILKLRKKNITADMLTPEARFQQDLGFDSQDQTELLVLAEDAFKISMELSDVKDLTTIAAAVAYIDKKLAK